A section of the Candidatus Binataceae bacterium genome encodes:
- a CDS encoding ion channel: MRLLEQIGYTNVRHYHGGIADWKEAGLPVESASAAAGASRSAPGALRSAAQSAAGQSSPVSARRGGAVGHPTLSRSRQWGSALLDLIESLSPGQIFVVWLGMVLVCGCLYWLTGFSGRPGLVDGGTPIAATLSGLMSAIYFSFVTTTSVGYGDVLPIGPMRVLSIFEAVTGLLIFGALVAKFVSRRQDELVRDIYNVTFEGRLDRVQTNLHLVLSELQSIAMMCDDGMSQPQRVAVRLESAVLVFGGELRAIHALLYNPQRAPEEAVLEAILVALASALRTLSDVLTCLPPALERPQALQSALRMICALADDICAECVPQVYAPTLTEWMDRVQQTARRIF; the protein is encoded by the coding sequence GTGCGCCTGCTCGAGCAGATCGGGTACACCAACGTCCGGCACTACCACGGCGGCATCGCCGACTGGAAAGAGGCAGGGCTGCCGGTCGAGAGCGCGTCTGCCGCCGCAGGGGCATCGCGGAGCGCGCCCGGCGCGCTGCGATCCGCTGCGCAATCGGCCGCGGGACAATCGAGCCCGGTATCCGCGCGTCGCGGCGGAGCCGTCGGACATCCGACGCTATCGCGCAGCCGGCAGTGGGGAAGCGCGCTGCTCGATTTGATCGAAAGCCTCTCGCCCGGGCAGATTTTCGTCGTCTGGCTCGGGATGGTGCTGGTCTGCGGATGCCTCTACTGGCTGACCGGCTTTTCGGGCCGTCCCGGTCTCGTCGACGGCGGTACGCCGATCGCCGCGACGCTTTCGGGCCTGATGAGCGCGATCTATTTCAGCTTCGTCACCACGACCTCGGTCGGTTATGGCGACGTGCTGCCGATCGGGCCAATGCGGGTACTTTCGATTTTCGAGGCGGTCACCGGACTGCTCATCTTCGGCGCGCTGGTCGCCAAGTTCGTTTCCCGCCGGCAGGACGAGCTGGTGCGCGACATCTACAACGTCACCTTCGAAGGCCGGCTCGACCGCGTGCAAACCAACCTGCACCTGGTGCTCTCGGAGCTGCAGTCGATCGCGATGATGTGCGACGACGGCATGAGCCAGCCGCAGCGGGTTGCGGTGCGGCTGGAGAGCGCGGTGCTGGTGTTCGGCGGCGAGCTGCGCGCGATCCACGCGCTCCTGTACAACCCGCAGCGCGCGCCCGAGGAGGCGGTGCTCGAGGCCATTCTGGTCGCGCTCGCTTCCGCGCTGCGCACGTTGAGCGACGTCCTGACGTGCCTGCCTCCCGCGCTTGAACGGCCGCAGGCGCTGCAGAGCGCGCTCAGGATGATCTGCGCGCTTGCCGACGATATCTGCGCCGAATGCGTGCCGCAGGTTTATGCGCCGACGCTTACGGAGTGGA
- a CDS encoding sigma-54 dependent transcriptional regulator, giving the protein MADAKRVLVAEDHARTRLAWAELISSWGFKVEAAEDGLRALELIASFEPHILLLDLKLPGKDGIGVLGEIRQRGLPITTIVISGEGDIPDAVQAIKLGAYDYLRKPVDPPRLRQTLNNLSQHLEVSEENQRLRLRLMGAGELGPIIGQSQAMRRVMALVEQAAPSSASVIIQGDSGTGKEIVARTIHEYSPRRSGPYVAINCAALPEGLLESELFGHERGAFTGADQRRAGCFELANSGTLLLDEITEMKPELQAKLLRVIEDHKLRRVGGSSDIALNVRVLAATNRDLGEAISKGRLREDLYYRLNVFTIVLPRLAERLEDLPALVDHFVREFARANGKQISGVDNACLEALKARAWPGNARELRNVIERAVIVGGGPLITVADLPAERALATAAAQTAPRPQEPVSPAPAQAAPSAAPAAEPAPGLPVGQPLREVERQLILKTLETVGGNRVRAAEILGISPKTLYNKLGRYSAQSEPQKPETEPAEEV; this is encoded by the coding sequence ATGGCAGACGCCAAGCGCGTATTGGTCGCCGAGGACCATGCGAGGACCCGCCTCGCATGGGCTGAACTCATCTCGTCGTGGGGCTTCAAGGTTGAAGCCGCCGAAGACGGGCTGCGCGCGCTCGAATTGATCGCGAGTTTCGAGCCGCACATCCTGCTGCTCGACTTGAAGCTGCCGGGCAAGGACGGTATCGGGGTGCTCGGCGAAATCCGCCAGCGGGGCCTCCCGATCACAACCATCGTGATTTCCGGCGAGGGCGACATCCCCGACGCCGTGCAGGCGATCAAACTCGGCGCATACGACTACCTGCGAAAGCCCGTCGATCCGCCTCGCCTGCGCCAGACGCTCAACAACCTGAGCCAGCATCTCGAGGTGAGCGAAGAGAATCAGCGCCTGCGGCTGCGTCTGATGGGCGCGGGCGAGCTTGGACCGATCATCGGACAATCGCAGGCGATGCGCCGCGTGATGGCACTGGTCGAGCAGGCCGCGCCGAGTTCCGCCTCGGTGATCATCCAGGGCGACAGCGGAACCGGCAAGGAAATCGTGGCGCGCACGATTCATGAATACTCGCCGCGGCGCAGCGGCCCCTACGTCGCGATCAACTGCGCCGCGCTGCCCGAGGGTCTGCTCGAAAGCGAGCTTTTCGGCCATGAGCGCGGCGCCTTCACCGGGGCCGACCAGCGGCGGGCCGGATGCTTCGAGCTGGCCAACAGCGGCACGCTGCTGCTCGACGAAATCACGGAGATGAAGCCTGAGCTGCAGGCCAAGCTGCTGCGCGTCATCGAGGACCACAAGCTCAGACGGGTCGGCGGCAGCAGCGACATCGCGTTGAACGTGCGGGTGCTGGCCGCAACCAATCGTGATCTCGGCGAGGCGATTTCGAAGGGGCGCCTGCGCGAGGATCTGTATTACCGGCTGAACGTGTTTACCATAGTGCTGCCGCGGCTGGCCGAGCGGCTGGAAGATCTGCCGGCGCTGGTCGATCATTTCGTACGCGAGTTCGCGCGCGCCAACGGCAAGCAGATAAGCGGCGTCGACAACGCCTGCCTTGAAGCCTTGAAGGCGCGCGCATGGCCCGGCAACGCGCGCGAGCTGCGCAACGTAATCGAGCGCGCCGTGATCGTCGGCGGCGGGCCGCTCATCACCGTCGCCGACCTTCCCGCCGAGCGCGCGCTGGCGACGGCCGCCGCGCAAACCGCGCCGAGGCCGCAAGAACCCGTGAGTCCCGCGCCGGCGCAGGCCGCGCCGTCGGCGGCACCGGCCGCCGAGCCGGCCCCGGGATTGCCGGTCGGCCAGCCGCTGCGCGAGGTGGAACGCCAGCTCATCCTGAAGACGCTCGAGACGGTCGGCGGCAATCGCGTGCGCGCCGCGGAAATTCTGGGGATCAGCCCCAAAACGCTGTACAACAAACTCGGTCGCTACAGCGCGCAATCCGAGCCGCAAAAGCCTGAAACGGAGCCGGCCGAGGAAGTTTAG
- a CDS encoding rhodanese-like domain-containing protein: MDHASAENAGAAPAEDVREISRGEIERRLGDRAMLLVDVLPRELYAAEHIPGAINLPLAEVQARAPEVMPDRGADIITYCAKFT, encoded by the coding sequence ATGGACCACGCCTCGGCTGAAAACGCCGGCGCAGCTCCGGCCGAGGACGTGCGCGAGATCTCGCGCGGCGAGATCGAGCGCCGCCTCGGCGACCGCGCAATGCTGCTGGTCGACGTGCTCCCACGCGAGCTCTACGCCGCCGAGCACATCCCGGGCGCGATCAACCTTCCCCTTGCTGAAGTCCAAGCGCGCGCACCCGAGGTGATGCCCGATCGCGGCGCCGATATCATCACCTATTGCGCCAAGTTCACCTGA
- a CDS encoding ATP-binding protein, with product MGLRTKISAIFIPLLLLAVLAVSATEADHAVGVMVQDLGDSGGVLINQTFEQIRSALAHSQGDPVTALREDAALAALLSSSRAFGKGVVYARVVTVNGEPIAGSSGEPVSEPPPRPFKELERAASRWSPLRRIRPLWGEHVYELSSPVEINQRPFAIIKVGLSTALISSEVRRAVSNVAFIAAVVSVMSLLGALLAGALLLAPVAAITAEVERLAAGRESGNVLIRGRDELSALARKFNELSQRVRSDRVQWEDERGRFINIFRSIDDAVLILDAEGMVRFSNDDAQGRLGLPAGGLAQGKPLAALLSESHPLVRVVRTAMAAGTELRDVAIEEGTGKEKSRLLVSIFPLGRDSARAGQLVIVRDLDPVQRLESVVDNSERLARIGGLFSGVAHQIRNPLNAITLELELLSQDARESKPVEDHVHAVREEMSRIDLVIEALMRFMRPGQLKIERVAANDLVSEAARGVTDPQIDVVCRLDPAAAFVKADRAVLMEALRNIVQNAVDAMPAGGTLTMTTALADDFVELAVTDTGEGIAPDHLKDIFQLYFTTKEDGNGVGLPLALRAIDLHGGTLNVESRLKEGTSVSIRLPLEDRALRPPADVNVN from the coding sequence ATGGGCCTGCGCACCAAGATCTCCGCCATCTTCATTCCCCTGCTGTTGCTCGCGGTGCTGGCGGTGAGCGCGACCGAGGCCGATCACGCGGTGGGCGTGATGGTCCAGGACCTCGGCGACTCGGGCGGGGTGCTGATCAACCAAACCTTCGAGCAGATTCGTTCCGCGCTCGCGCATTCCCAGGGCGACCCGGTCACGGCGCTGCGCGAGGACGCGGCCCTGGCGGCGCTGCTATCCTCCTCGCGCGCCTTCGGCAAGGGCGTGGTCTATGCGCGGGTGGTGACGGTCAACGGCGAGCCGATCGCGGGGAGCAGCGGCGAGCCGGTGAGCGAGCCGCCGCCCCGGCCGTTCAAGGAACTGGAAAGAGCGGCCTCGCGATGGTCGCCGCTTAGGAGAATCCGTCCGCTCTGGGGCGAGCACGTTTACGAGCTCAGCAGCCCGGTCGAGATCAATCAGCGGCCCTTCGCGATCATCAAGGTCGGGCTTTCGACCGCGCTCATCTCGAGCGAGGTCCGCCGCGCGGTCTCGAACGTGGCATTCATCGCTGCGGTGGTAAGCGTGATGAGCTTGCTCGGCGCGCTGCTCGCGGGCGCGCTGCTGCTGGCCCCGGTCGCCGCGATCACGGCCGAGGTCGAGCGGCTGGCGGCGGGCCGCGAAAGCGGCAACGTGCTCATCCGCGGGCGCGACGAACTGAGCGCGCTGGCGCGCAAGTTCAACGAACTCTCGCAACGCGTGCGCTCCGACCGCGTACAATGGGAAGACGAGCGCGGCCGCTTCATCAATATCTTTCGCTCGATCGACGACGCCGTGCTGATCCTCGACGCCGAAGGGATGGTGCGTTTTTCCAACGACGACGCGCAAGGGCGCCTCGGTCTTCCGGCGGGTGGCCTCGCGCAGGGCAAGCCCCTCGCGGCCCTTCTCAGCGAGAGCCATCCGCTGGTCAGGGTGGTGCGCACGGCGATGGCGGCGGGCACCGAACTGCGCGACGTCGCGATCGAGGAAGGCACCGGCAAGGAGAAGTCACGCCTGCTCGTTTCGATCTTTCCGCTGGGTCGGGATTCCGCGCGCGCCGGACAATTGGTGATCGTGCGCGATCTCGACCCGGTGCAACGGCTCGAAAGCGTAGTTGACAATTCGGAGCGCCTGGCCCGGATCGGTGGGCTCTTTTCCGGTGTCGCCCACCAGATTCGCAATCCGCTCAACGCGATCACGCTCGAGCTCGAACTGCTCAGCCAGGACGCGCGCGAATCCAAGCCGGTCGAAGACCACGTGCACGCCGTGCGCGAGGAGATGAGCCGCATCGATCTCGTGATCGAGGCCCTGATGCGTTTCATGCGGCCGGGCCAGTTGAAAATCGAACGGGTTGCTGCCAACGATCTGGTGAGCGAAGCCGCCAGAGGCGTGACCGACCCGCAAATCGACGTCGTATGCCGACTCGATCCGGCGGCCGCATTCGTGAAGGCCGACCGCGCGGTGCTGATGGAAGCGTTGCGCAATATCGTCCAGAACGCCGTCGACGCGATGCCCGCGGGAGGCACCCTTACGATGACCACCGCGCTCGCCGATGACTTCGTCGAACTGGCGGTCACGGACACTGGCGAGGGTATCGCCCCGGATCATCTGAAGGATATTTTCCAGCTCTATTTCACCACCAAAGAGGACGGCAACGGCGTCGGCCTGCCGTTGGCGCTGCGCGCGATCGATCTCCATGGGGGAACGCTGAACGTAGAGTCGAGGCTGAAAGAGGGTACTTCCGTGAGTATCCGGCTGCCGCTCGAGGATCGGGCCTTGCGGCCGCCGGCTGACGTCAACGTCAACTAG